TTGTAAAATATCAATATCTTCTATGATGATCGTGgagttttcaaattcaaaatcgTTTTCCTCCACACATTGGATCACAGGCGCGAAAACAGATTTGATGTGATTTTTGGTTTCTGGTGCTTGTACCTTCGAAGGCTTGGAAATAGGAGCAAATAGCATGCTGAAGCCATCgataaagaagaaattttttttcgttttaaTATCCATTCCCTAATATTGGTTCAGTAGGTTAGTCATACGAATAGTTTATCATTCAACCACTTATGCAATCGTAATCCCTCTTTTTACATACCCATTTACGCATACTAATTGCATGCTCATCTAAGGTTTTACTGaatgttaaaaaacaaGTACTTTCCTTTGCTTTCAACGCATggtataaataataatggAACAGAAATGTGACAGGTGTTTCTCTTGTTCCCAGTAGCaaagttaaagaaaaaggctCAGGAATGGGGCGTAAATGCTCGTGTAAAGAAGACATTAGGTTTAAGAGCCGTTTGTCATTAGTTTTATAGCCTAACTACAGTAACCAGCTTTCCGAATGGTTGTAGAGGGTGAATGGAAAACACAAGCCTGGGAACGGAGCAACATGAACCAGAGTAAGAATGAACAAGCCGGTCAGTAATGCAAAGCTAGTTCTAATATTATAGAAGTTTCAAGTATCAAATTAAAGAAGTCTAATAccaaattattttccaGAAAACTATCCTCTAAATGTGGATAAgctatttcattaaaaaaagaaaaactatCTACCTATGGAACATTGATTTGCCTAAAAGGCaatcataataataaaaaagaacaataAAGAGCAAATCCCAATAAATTAGACTGGAAAGGGGTTTAGCTAAAGGAGGTAAAACCATCTATCTATCATATAAGTCATAAAAACAAGCAGcattactttaaaaataaaagagagCAGccaaattaaatattaataattccAGAGATTGGTGAGAACAAGGAATAGTTTTATAAACATTTGTTTCTGTACATTGTTCTCTGTAAAGTACAAAGGGCGAGCTGAAGGGGTCGACGACaaggatgaaaaaaaagaacaaaacaTTATCCaggtaaaaattttgaagaggGGAgtaatcttttttattccGGTTATTAAAACCAAATTAATTTCGGTACTGAAAAGTAAATTGGTAAGGGGAAGATGAAAGAGTGTAGCATATATGCGTGAGCGATTTGAGCATTATTGTCtagcaaataaaaaatttttatttcttattttctttgtGAAGC
This region of Schizosaccharomyces pombe strain 972h- genome assembly, chromosome: II genomic DNA includes:
- the elp6 gene encoding elongator complex subunit Elp6, producing MSSLHEHLRPIPEPFSLTLLLGTRETPVTFLFHYYLYHALKAKESTCFLTFSKTLDEHAISMRKWGMDIKTKKNFFFIDGFSMLFAPISKPSKVQAPETKNHIKSVFAPVIQCVEENDFEFENSTIIIEDIDILQSTHALDSTKIQQAILELRKCFSRVIVNVTLGAPLPQQKSLGSSIGHMATRCISCRPLTSGSARRITGFLRLSRMPNHFRSGICETPEDDDKELLYEVTEAGAKVYSKGQVTLQL